The DNA window GGGAGCCGGACACCGTGTAGAGCGGGTCCTGCTTCCAGTGGGACACGACCGACTGGGCATCAGGGGGAGCCGCCGCGTTGGCGGCAGGGGAGAACGCAAGAACGGCGAACAGACCGGCGATCAGAGCCGCGATCGCGGCCCCTGCTCGGCGCAGCGAATGGGTCATTGGCAGCAAGCCTCCTTCGCCCATGAGGACGAACGGGCGGTCGGCAAAGTTCCTCACTGTGCACGCTACCGGATTCGTCCGGGACGCTCGGGTCTCCGGGCGGCCCCGTCGTCAGGCGTCCTTGATCTCGCAGATCACGGCGCCGGAGGTCACCGTCTGCCCGATGGCCGCCGCGAGGCCGGTGACGGCGCCGGACTTGTGCGCGGTGAGCGGCTGCTCCATCTTCATGGCCTCCAGCACCACGATCGTGTCGCCCTCGGCCACGGTGTCGCCGTCGGCGGCCACGACCTTGACGATCGTGCCCTGCATCGGGCTGACCAGGGTGTCACCGCCCGCGGCCGGCTTGCGGGCCCCGCCGCGCCCGCGCTTCTGGGGCGGCTTGTTCGCCGAGGGCGTAGCGGCGGCGCCGAGCCCGGCCGGCAGGACGACCTCCAGCCGCTTGCCGCCGACCTCCACGGTCACCCGCTCGCGCGCCGCCTCCTCGCCCGTGGCCACGGCCCCTTCGTACGGCTCGACCGTGTTGTCCCATTCGGTCTCGATCCATCGGGTGTGGACGGAGAACGGCTCCCCGGTGAACGCCGGATCCGTCACGACGGCCCGGTGGAAGGGCAGCACGGTCGGCATCCCGTCGATCTCGAACTCCGCCAGCGCCCGCCTCGCCCGGTCGAGCGCCTCGCGCCGGTCGCGCCCGGTGACGACGAGCTTGGCCACGAGCGAGTCGAACGCGCCCGGCACGGTCATCCCCGTCTCGTAGCCGGCGTCCAGGCGCACGCCGGGACCGGCCGGCGGGCGCATCGAGGTCAGGGTGCCCGGCGCGGGCAGGAAGCCCCGCCCGGCGTCCTCGGCGTTGATCCGGAACTCGATGGAGTGGCCGCGCAGCGGCGGGTCGTCGTAGCCGAGTGCCTCGCCGCCGGCCACGCGGAACATCTCGCGGACCAGGTCGACGCCGGCGACCTCCTCGGTGACCGGGTGCTCGACCTGGAGGCGGGTGTTGACCTCCAGGAAGGAGATCGTGCCGTCCTGGCCGACCAGGAACTCGCAGGTGCCCGCGCCGACGTAGCCGGCCTCGCGCAGGATGGCCTTGGACGAGGCGCGCAGCAGCGCCTCCTGATCGGCGGTGAGGAACGGGGCCGGGGCCTCCTCCACCAGCTTCTGGTGGCGGCGCTGCAGCGAGCAGTCGCGGGTGGAGACCACGACCACGTTGCCGTGCGCGTCGGCCAGGCACTGCGTCTCGACGTGGCGGGGCCGGTCGAGGTAGCGCTCGACGAAGCACTCGCCCCGCCCGAACGCCGCCACCGCCTCGCGCACCGCCGACTCGTAGAGCTCGGCGACCTCCTCCAGCCGGCGGGCGACCTTGATGCCGCGCCCGCCGCCGCCGTACGCGGCCTTGATCGCGATGGGCAGCCCGTGCTCCTCCGCGAAGGCGACGACCTCGTCCACCCCGGACACCGGGTCCTGGGTGCCGGCGACCAGCGGCGCGCCGACCTTCTGGGCGATGTGCCTGGCGCGCACCTTGTCGCCGAGCGCGGCGATGGCGGCGGGCGGCGGGCCGATCCAGGTCAGGCCGGCGTCGATGACGGCCTGCGCGAAGGCGGCGTTCTCGGCCAGGAAGCCGTAGCCGGGATGGACGGCGTCGGCGCCGCTGCGGGCGGCCACGTCGAGCAGCTTGGCGACGTCGAGGTAGGTCTCGGCGGGCGACTGCCCGCCCAGCGCGTACGCCTCGTCGGCGACCCTGACGTGCAGGCCGTCGAGGTCCTGGTCGGCGTAGACCGCCACGCTCCCGATCCCGGCGTCCTTGCACGCGCGGGCCACCCGTACGGCGATCTCGCCGCGGTTGGCGATCAGCACCTTCCGCACCGGCGTCCGTCCTTCCCGAGGTCGATGGATCAGCGGCCCAGGTAGGCGCCGCCGTTGACGTGGAGCACCTGCCCCGTGACGTGCCCGGCTCCCTCGCCGGCCAGGAACAGAACGGTATCGGCCACGTCGGAAGGCGTACCGGGCCGGCCGTTGCGGGTGTTGTCCACGCGGGCCCGGATGCCGTCCTCGGTGAGGCGTCCTCCGAAGAACTCGGTGTCGAGGACGAGACCGGGGGAGACGACGTTCGCGGTGATGCCGCGCGGGCCCAGCTCGGCGGCCAGGTCGGCGGTCCAGGACTCCAGGGCGGCCTTGGCGGCGCCGTACGAGCCCGAGCCGGTGCCGCGGGCGGCGATCGAGCCGATGGAGATCACCCGGCCGCCGTCGCTGAGGCGCGGGGCCAGCGCGGTCGTGACGAGCACCGCGGACATGAGGTTGGTGTTGAGGTTGGCCCACCACGCCTCGGCGACGTCCATGAGGTCGCCGGACTGCTTGCGGTCGAGGTTGGTGTTGCCGCCGGCGTTGTTGACCAGCACGTCCACGCGCTGCGGCAGGGCGGCGAGCGCTTCCTGGACGGCGACCGGGCTGGCGGCGTTGAAGACGGCGTGGTCGGCTCCGATGCGGCCGGCGGCCTCCTTGAGCACGTGCTCGCGGCGGCCGGTGATCGTCACGTGCTCGCCCCGGGAGGCGAACGCCGCGGCGATCGCGTAGCCGATGCCGGTGCCGCCGCCCGTCACCACGACTTGGCGCATACCGGACGAACCTCCGTATCAATCCCCGAATATTCCTCGGGTAGACCATAGCCGCTCGGCATAACCAGGACGAAGGCCCGCGGGCCCGCTTAGGGTGATGGCGCTTTCACACGGTCCAGGAGGTATGCATGAGCCAGAGTATGCTCGGCGGCGACCCCGCGGAAATGCAGCAGATGGCCAGCCAGTTCACCCAGCAGTCAGAGGCGGTCCGCACCACGATGACCGCGCTCGACCGCGAGGCGGCCAAGGTCGGCACCGCGTGGACGGGGCCGGGCGCGCAGCGTTTCCAGCAGGCCTGGCAGAACTACCGCACCGCGTTCCAGCGGATGACCGAGGAGCTGCAGGAGGCTTCGCGGGTCATCGGCACCTACCGGCAGAACATCGAGTCCGCCACGAAATGAGCAACGGAACGAGGCCCTGGCGACCCGCTGGGGCTTCCTTCCGTTGAACCCCGGCGGGGCGGGCGATATACCCTCTTTCGACATGATCGGTCGCGCCCTCCTGGCGAGCCTGCTCGCCCTGCACCTCGCCGCCGCACCCGCCGCGGCGGCCACGATCGCGGACGACGACTGCAACCCCAAGAAGGGCACCGTCAAGCTCCCCGCCACAGAGCCGTGGGCGCAGAAGCGGCTCGACATCAAGTCCGCCTGGCGGCTCACCAGGGGCGCGGGCGTGACGGTGGCGGTCGTCGACAGCGGCGCCGACTACCACCCGCAGGTCCAGATCTCCAAGGTCGTGGACGAGACGCACACCGGCTACCGCGACTGCGTCGGCCACGGCACCGCCGTCGCCGGCATCATCGGCGCCCGCTACCTGGCCGGGGTCCCGTTCCACGGCGTCGCGCCCGACGTCCGGCTGCTCATGTTCAAGCAGAGCAACAAGACCGACGGCGTGCTCGCCAACCTCGTCAACGCCATCAACGACGCGGTGGACGCCAAGCCGGACGTCATCAACGTGTCTGTACGCGCCTCCGACAACCCGTCGCTGCGGGCCGCGATCCAGCGGGCGCTGGACAACGACATCGTCGTGGTGGCCGCCGCCGGCAACATCACCAACCAGGACGACGAGGCCGAGCCGTCCTACCCGGCGGCCTACGACGGCGTGCTGGCGGTGGGGGCGGCCACGCCGGACGGCCGCCGCGCCGACTCCTCCAACGCCGTCACCCCGGTCGGCGTGCTCGGCCCCGGAGCCGACATCACCGCACCCTGGCCGGGCCGTTCCTACATGCGCGGGCTGCAGGGCACGAGCTTCGCCTCGCCGTACGTGGCGGGCACCGCGGCCCTGGTCCGGGCCCGCTTCCCCCGGCTCAACCAGGAGCAGGTGCGCCGGCGCATCATCGCCACCGCCGACGGCACCTCCGGCGCCGGCACCGGGACGGGCATGGTCAACCCGCTGCTCGCGCTCACCGCCGTCCTGCCGTACGAGGACGCGAACGGCCCCGTGGTGGCCGAGCCGCCGCCCACCGCGCTGCCGGCGAACGCCGTGGCGAAGGTCCCGCCGCGCGACGAGACGGCGATCGGCATCGCGATGGCGGTGGGGACGGGCGCGCTCATGGTGATGCTGGTCGCGGGCGCCCTCGTGCTGCTGGTCCCGCGGGGACGGGCGCGCGGATGGCGGCCGGGACGGGCGTCCTAACTGTTACTCCACGGTGTCCCAAAGTGTGACTTGTGGGTGAATTGTCAATTCGCTGGTGAAACCTCTGATGTAAATGTGGCAGATGCGGTTGAATGTCCCTTCAAGATCTATCTTTCACTGAAGGGATGGAGATGCACCCCCTGCGTCCGGGTGATCCCGCGAAGCTGGGCGCGTACGACATCGCAGGACGTCTGACCGATGGGCCGCGTGGCGCGGCCTTTCTCGGCAGGGAGTCCGACGACGCGCCCTTAAGAGTGATCAAGTTGTTGCCTTCGGCCCCGGAGGCGGGCAGCGACGATGTCGCTCGGCTCACCGGCGTGCAACGGGTGTCCAGCTCGTCCGTGGCCCGCACCCTTGAGGCCGGGCGCCACGACGACCACATCTACGTGGTCCGCGAGCACGTCGAGGGCCGCAGCCTGGCCGAGGTCGTGGCCACGGACGGCCCGCTCGACGCCGACACCCTGGAGCGGGTCGCGGTGGGTGTGCTCACCGCGCTGACCGCCGTGCACCTGGCGGGCATCACCCATCGAGGGCTGACCCCGCACAACGTGATCCTCGGCCCCGACGGCCCCCGCGTGACGGACGTCGACCTCGGTGAGCCCGCCGGCGAGACCGGCTACCGCGCGCCGGAGCAGATCAGGGGCCTCGCCTACGGGCCGTACGCCGACGTGTTCGCCTGGGCGGCGACCGTCGCCTTCGCCGCGACCGGGCAGCCGCCCTTCGGCCAGGACGAAGAGGCCGTGCTGAACGGCGAGCCCGAGCTGGGCTCCCTCGCCGAGCCGCTGCGCCGGGTCGTGCAGGCGGCGCTGTCCAAGGACACCGGGCAGCGGCCCACCACCTACACGGCGCTGCTGCAGCTCCTCGGCGACAAGCGCGGTGGCGTGGCCGCCCAGAAGCCGGAGTCCGGGCCGGACGTCGTGCTCGACGGCATCCCGCTGCAGGGCGTGATCATCCCCGGCCTGACCGCTCCTGGCGCGCCCGTTCCCGGCCTGCCGATGGACGGCGTGCCGCCCCAGGGGATGCCCGTCGAGGGCGTGCCCCTGCAGCAGAACTTCCCTGGCCAGGGCCTCCCCGGCCAGCCGGGTCAGGGCCAGCCGGGTCAGGGCCTGCCGGTTCCCGGCCTGCCCGCCGACGGGGTGCCGCCGCAGCAGAACTGGGGACCTCCGCCCGTGCCGCCGCAGGGCGGGCTCGCCCCGGCCGGTCCCGAGCCGGTGGAGGGCGTGCCGGTGCCGCCCGAGCCGATGTGGGAGCCGCCGCGCGAGGAGCAGCGGCCGCCGGCGGTCCAGGGACAGACGGTCCCCTCCCACCCGAAGCGCAAGTTCCCGCTCGGCCTGGCCGCCGCCGTGGGCGCGCTGGCGCTGCTGTCCGGCGCCGGTCTGTGGGGCGCCAACCAGTACGCCGCCACGCAGAATTTCGAGACCGTGGCCGTCGCCGGGGGCGCGAAGACGCAGGACCCGGCCGCCGCGGGCAACGTCGTCACGAACAACGACGGCCAGCCCCGGACCCAGCCCAACAACCCGGACCAGACGGGGCAGAACCCGCCCGACGTCACCGTTCCGTGGGCGAAGACGCCGGGGACCACCCAGGAAGACGTCGGCCCCATGACGCTGCCCAGCGACTGGACCTCGCAGGCGCCCACGCCGCCCGAGTACAGCACGGTGCCCTCGCCGCTGCCGATCAACTCCCAGCCGGTCGCGCAGCCGCCGGTCACCACGCAGCCCGCCGCCACGCCGACCGCCGCCCAGCCCACGGTGACCGTGACGAGGCGGGGGAGGCACACGCCGACGCCGTCCAACACGAAGGTGGCCACCATGGGACCGTCGGAGTCGCCGACGCCCGTCCCGACGGTCACCGTCACCGCCACGCCGTCACCGACGCCCACGCCGACGCCGACCGTCACCGTGACGGCGACCCCCACCCCGCCCGTGCCGCCGGCGACCCCCACCAAGGAGCCCGAGCCGGCGCAGCCGACCAAGGCCGCGCAGCCGCACGGGAAGAGCCCGGAGGAGGCCTGCGGTGAGGGCTTCTACATCCAGCGTCGCCAGCACTTCGGCGACGGTGAGACGTTCCAGCTCTACAACAACTCCACCGGTGAGAACTGCGTCATGACGATCAAGAAGGTGAACATCGGCAAGGCCAGTCCGGTGAGCGCCACCCTGGAGGTCCAGGGCGGCGAGACGAAGACCGACAGCGGCAGCTACGAGTTCTACGCCGGTCCGGTCAAGCTGCAGGCCAAGGGCAAGTGCGTGCGCTTCTCCGGCAGCGTCGGCTCCGCGGCGACCAGCGCCGGCTGGGCCAACTGCAGCTGATCACGGCCACCCGCGCGACACGAAGAACCCCCTCCTGGCAGATGCGGGAGGGGGTTCCGTGTGTCAGGGTTCCTCGGGTGAGGGGTTCCGCGCGGCCCGCTGGGACGGGCTTGGCGGGACGGGCCTGGCGGTCAGGGCAGCACGGTCGCCCTGGCGGACTCGGCGGCCTCCTCCGCCCGCTGGATCGCCGCGGTGATCGCGTCGGCCAGCCGGCGCGCGTCCATCCTGGCCCGGCTCACCGGGTGGATGCGCAGGCCGACGAGCACGCCGAGCGCGTCCGTCGTGGCCTCGATCCTGCCCTCGTCGGCGCGGCCGGTGAAGCGGCGTGCGCTCCACTCCGCCACCGCCTCCTCGGCCCGCCGCGCGCCGGCCATCAGCGCGTCCAGCCGGGCCATCGCCTCGTCCATCTCGTCCATCGCTCAGCCCTCCCGCATGACGCGCTCGACGTGCGCCGCGAGCGGGTCGTCCGCGCCCCCGGCGGGCCGGCCGGACAGGCCGGCCGTGAGATCCTCCAGGCGGTCCCCGAGCGCGCCGTGGGCGGCGGCCACCGCCTCCATGACGGCCGCGGCCAGCCGCTCGTGGTCCAGCTCCCGCAGCCCCTTGGGGTCGAGGCGCATCCCCAGCAGCCGTCCGGTCCCCGACACCCTGACCCGTACGGCGCCGCTCGCGTCCGTGCCCTCCAGCCGCTCCCTGGACAGCTCGTCCAGCGCGCCGGCGACCCCGGCGGACCAGGCGTTCATCTCCCGCAGCAGGCCGGGGACGTCGCCCTCCCTGCCCGCCGCGAAGGCGTCGATCTGGCTCAAGCGCCGGCCCCCTTCGGCTTCCACATGTCGTCGGCCCGGCCCGGGTCGGCGAGCGTGGGGGACAGGTGCAGGTCCCGCGCGCCCCGCGTGGGGTCCCCCGAGTTGTAGAAGGCGCCCTTGAGGTCGTTGAGCTTCAGCTCCAGCTTGTTCAGATCGCCCTCGTACGAGTTGTAGATGTCGGCGAACTGCTTGACCAGGTTGCCGAGCGCGGTGCTGAAGACGCCGACCTGGGTCATCAGGGCGACCCTGGCCACGGGATGCGCGGTGCTCATGGAGGCCAGGGACCGCAGGACCGGCGCGGAGGTGGCGTAGAGGCCGAAGACCGACAGGTCGTACTCCAGCACCTCCTTGTACTGGCCGTGCATCGCGCCGCTCAACTCGTCGCCGACCTTGCCGAGCTGGCTGAACAGGCCGTTGACGTTGAATCGCACGTACTGCTGGAGGGCCTCGGCGGCCGTGCCCTTCCAGTTCGGCGAGATCTGGTCGAAGTAGCCGCGCCACAGGTTCGACCTGTTGCCCTCCAAGGCGCCGGACATCTCCTTCCACGTCTCCCGCCGGTCGTAGAAGAGGAAGGGGTTGCCCAGGTTGAGCGTGGCGGCCACGTCGAGGGCCAGCGCGGCCGCGCCGAGGCCGGACATCGCCATCGCGGCCCGGGTGCTCTGGCGCAGCGGGTTGAGCCCGGTGACCAGGCGCTTGAAGAAGCCGGGGTCGCTGCGTACGGCCGCCGCGGCCGGCTTCACCTGGACGGAGCCGGTGACGGCGTTGTTGCGGCCGGCCAGGTAGAGCCGCTGGTCGCCCTGGGGCACGCTCGTCTGCCCGGGCACGACCAGATTGGGCGGCTGGTGGGGCGGGGTGGTCATGCGGCGGCCCTCACTTCGTCCTGCTCGCCAGTTCCGCCTGCCGGTAGTGGTGCGCCGAGAGCGTGACCCTGCCGGCGTCCTTGTGCAGTACGTCGCTCAGGATGCCGGCGCTGTCGTTCCAGGTGTCGGCGATGGTGTTGAACCGGTCGGTGAACATCAGCCCGACGACGGGCACGCCGGCGAGCGGGGCGAGGTTCCAGCCCTCGAAGCGCGGCGTCCGCTGCCTGACGCCCTGGACGCCGGTCGCCGAGCCGGTCATGGTCTCGGCGAAGGCGTCGATCGAGTGGGTACGGGTTTCGTAGGACACGATGATCTTGTATCACCGCGTCCTACGCGATAAATGCCTCTTTAAGCGGTTGACCGTTTATATGCGGATTTTGTTCATATCTGCGTTACCTGTCGTTTTCTCAGTACGACTGATAGCCGCCATGGCTCTCCAGTGACGCGATGCCCGGGTGGTCGCCCAGGCCACCGTACTTGTCGACGATGTAGAGGACGCCGGCGATGATGTTGTCCACCGGGTCCTTGATGTTGTCGTGTCCCGGCAGGTGGTGAGCCTCGAACGTGGACGGGATGGTCTGCATGAGACCCTGGGGGCCCTGGTCGCCGCCGGTGCCGAGGAAGTTGGGGTCGCCGCCGGACTCGTTGTGGATGATCGCCCAGATGCGCTGGAGGTCCACCGGGTCGTTCGGGCCCAGGTCGCTGATGTCCAGGCCGCGTTCCTGGAGGATGGCGGCCATCTCCGGCGACTCGATGACGGTGAGCGCCTCCTTGATCCAGTCGACGGTCTCCTTCGGCGCGGGGGGCACGTCGGGGTACTGGGGGCCGCCCTCGATGCCGTTGCCGTCCGTGCCGGGGTCGCCCGCGGCGGGGTCGTCCGTGCCGGGGTCGGTCGCAGGGTCGTCGGTGGCGGGGCCGGCCGCGCCGGGGTCCGCGCCGGGCTCGACGACGCCGGGAGCGTTGATGTCGGGCTCAGAGGATCCCGGGTCGGTCGACTGGTCGGCGTTGGGGTCAACGCCGGCGTTCGAGGTCGTGTTGGGATCGGTCGCGTTGGGGTCGGTCGTGCTCGGGTCGGCGTTCGGATCCTGCGTCTTCGGGTCCGTGGCGTTGGGGTCCTGAGCGTTGGGGTCCTGCGTCTTCGGGTCCTGAGCGTTGGGGTCCTGAGTCTTGGGATCCTGAGCGTTGGGGTCCTGCGTCTTCGGGTCCTCAGCCTTCGGGTCCTCAGCCTTCGGGTCCTGAGTCTTGGGGTCCTCGGTCTTGGGATCTGTGGCCTTCGGGTCCTCGGCCTTGGGGTCAGTGGCACTGGGGCCGGTGCTCGGGTTGGAGGCCGGATTGGTGCCGGGGTTGTTCGAGGGGCCGCCGGTCGGGTTGGCGCCCGGCTCGGTGGTGGGCTTGTAGCCGGCCCTCTTCTCCCACTCCGGCTTGTGCTTCCCGGGCAGGAAGTCGGGCCCGCCGGGCTTCCTGATGCCCGCGAAGAAGCCGAATTTCTTCTCCCCGACCAGCTTCTTCAGATCGTCCTTGGCCTTGGTCAGGGCTTCCTCGGCCGTCGCGACGGCCCCTTTGGCCGTGCTGACCGGATCATTGTCGTGGAGCTCTTTCTTGATGAAGGCATCGATGAGTGACTGATCTGCCTTCTTGTGCGTCTTGTGGTACTTGTTCTCGGCTTCGACGGCTTTCATGTGCAGGTCGCGGACCGTGGTGTACGCCTGCTCCAGCTTGCCGGCGACGGTGGTGAGGGACGAGGCGCCGGTGGTCATCGCGTCACGCAGGTCGCCGCCGGCCTTGGGGTAGGCGCTCATGTACGTGGCGAAGGCGGTGGCCGAGTCGCCCTTCCAGGCGTTGCCGACCTCCGTCACGTCATCGACCAGCTTGTTGGTCGACGCGGCGACGTGGGCGCTGACCTTGCGCATGGCGGTCGCGAGGTCTCTGATCGCCTCCGGGTCCCCTTTGACCTGTTCGAGTAACTCCGTGAGCTTGGAGACGATGCTCATTTGGTGGGGTCCTTCTCGGCCTCGCGGTAGTTGGTGACGACCTTGTCGAGCGAGCGCTCGACCCGGTCCAGGCGGTCCTGGCCCGCCGCGAGCTCCGCCTTGAACGCCCCCCACACGTCGTCGATCTGCCCGGCCAGCTCGCCGGCTCCCTTCAGCCGGCCGAAGAGGCGGCTGTCCATCTTTTCCGGGGGCTTTTGTGCCTCTGAGTCCTCGAACGTGTTGTCGAAATCGAGCATTTTGCTGACCCGGCGCACCTGACGCCCGCAATCGTCCAGCGCCTGCATGTACACGTCGACGTAACTCATGCCTCTCCCAAGTACGCGGTCTGGATCAACCGAGCGCCTTGCCGGCGATCGACGTAGTAGCCGCGTCCCACGGGCAGCTGTGTCGGCCGGATGTTGCCGAAGAGCGGGCCTTCGTCACGGTTGCCCGACATGATCAGCGCCGGGCTGGCCATCTCCTTCAGCCGCTGGATCGCCGGGTCGTACAGCGACCGGCTGGCGCCGCCGGACTGCCGGGCCACGATCAGGTGCAGGCCGATGTCGCGGGCCTGCGGCAGCAGGTCGGCGAGCGGCGCGAGCGGGCTGTTCCCCGTGGCGACGAGGTCGTAGTCGTCGACGACGATGTAGAGGTCGGAGCCCTGCCACCAGCTTCGCGAGCGCAGTTGCTCGGGCGTCAGGTCCGCCGGGGGAAGCCGCTTGAGCAGCGCCGCGCGGGCGTCGTTCATCAGGTCCATGGCGGCTGTGCTGGAGGCGGCGTAGCCGATGCGGTGGTCGGTCACCGCCGTGTCCAGCAGCGAGCGCCGGTAGTCGATGACGATCATCATGGCCTCGCTCGGCGTCTTCCGCGCGACGACGCCCTCCATGATGAGCCGCAGCAGGTTCGACTTGCCGCACTCGTTGTCGCCGAACACGACGAAGTGCGGGTCGTTGTCGAAGTCGAGCGAGACCGGCGCGAGGTTGTCCTCGTCGAGGCCGATCGCGATCCGGCCCGCTCCCGTCTGCTCGGGCCCCGGCAGGTCGGCGGCGGGCAGCAGCGCCGGCAGCAGCCGTACGGGCGCGGCCGACGGGCCCTGCCACGACTGCCGCACGACGTCGACGAGCGAGCGCATGCCCTCGGAGACGTCCTCGGAGGTGTGCTGGCCGTCGATGCGCGGCAGCGCGGCGAGGAAGTGCATGCCGTCCCTCGTCAGGCCGCGGCCGGGCACGCCTTCCGGCACGGCCAGCGACGCCTTCCTGCTGATCTCCGACTCGTACGCGTCACCGAGCTTGAACTCGATCCTGGTGCCGAACAGGTCCCTGATGCTCGGCCGGAACTCCGACCACTTGTTGGTGGCCGCGATCACGTGGATGCCGTACCCGAGGCCGCGGGCGGCCAGGTCGGTGATGACGGCCTCCAGGTTCTCGAACTCCTGCCGGATGGTGAGCCAGCCGTCCACGACGAGGAAGATGTCGCCGAAGCCGTCGCTGTCGGCGGTGCCGTCGGCGACCATCCGCCGGTAGGTGGCGATGGAGTCGATGCCGCGGTCGGCGAACGCGCGCTCGCGCTGGCGCATGATCGCCACGATCTCGGCCACGGTGCGGCGTACCCGCTCGGCGTCGAGGCGGGTGGCGACGCCGCCGACGTGCGGCAGCCCGGCCAGCGCGCCAAGGCTGCCGCCGCCGAAGTCCAGGCAGTAGAACTGGATCTCGAGCGGCGTGTGCGTGAGCGCCATGCCGGTGATCAGGGTGCGCAGCACGTTGCTCTTGCCGCTCTGCGGCCCGCCGGCCACGCCGACGTGCCCGGCCGCGCCGGACAGGTCCAGCCAGTACGGGTCCCGCCGCTG is part of the Nonomuraea coxensis DSM 45129 genome and encodes:
- a CDS encoding serine/threonine protein kinase; this translates as MEMHPLRPGDPAKLGAYDIAGRLTDGPRGAAFLGRESDDAPLRVIKLLPSAPEAGSDDVARLTGVQRVSSSSVARTLEAGRHDDHIYVVREHVEGRSLAEVVATDGPLDADTLERVAVGVLTALTAVHLAGITHRGLTPHNVILGPDGPRVTDVDLGEPAGETGYRAPEQIRGLAYGPYADVFAWAATVAFAATGQPPFGQDEEAVLNGEPELGSLAEPLRRVVQAALSKDTGQRPTTYTALLQLLGDKRGGVAAQKPESGPDVVLDGIPLQGVIIPGLTAPGAPVPGLPMDGVPPQGMPVEGVPLQQNFPGQGLPGQPGQGQPGQGLPVPGLPADGVPPQQNWGPPPVPPQGGLAPAGPEPVEGVPVPPEPMWEPPREEQRPPAVQGQTVPSHPKRKFPLGLAAAVGALALLSGAGLWGANQYAATQNFETVAVAGGAKTQDPAAAGNVVTNNDGQPRTQPNNPDQTGQNPPDVTVPWAKTPGTTQEDVGPMTLPSDWTSQAPTPPEYSTVPSPLPINSQPVAQPPVTTQPAATPTAAQPTVTVTRRGRHTPTPSNTKVATMGPSESPTPVPTVTVTATPSPTPTPTPTVTVTATPTPPVPPATPTKEPEPAQPTKAAQPHGKSPEEACGEGFYIQRRQHFGDGETFQLYNNSTGENCVMTIKKVNIGKASPVSATLEVQGGETKTDSGSYEFYAGPVKLQAKGKCVRFSGSVGSAATSAGWANCS
- a CDS encoding S8 family serine peptidase, whose protein sequence is MIGRALLASLLALHLAAAPAAAATIADDDCNPKKGTVKLPATEPWAQKRLDIKSAWRLTRGAGVTVAVVDSGADYHPQVQISKVVDETHTGYRDCVGHGTAVAGIIGARYLAGVPFHGVAPDVRLLMFKQSNKTDGVLANLVNAINDAVDAKPDVINVSVRASDNPSLRAAIQRALDNDIVVVAAAGNITNQDDEAEPSYPAAYDGVLAVGAATPDGRRADSSNAVTPVGVLGPGADITAPWPGRSYMRGLQGTSFASPYVAGTAALVRARFPRLNQEQVRRRIIATADGTSGAGTGTGMVNPLLALTAVLPYEDANGPVVAEPPPTALPANAVAKVPPRDETAIGIAMAVGTGALMVMLVAGALVLLVPRGRARGWRPGRAS
- a CDS encoding transglycosylase SLT domain-containing protein; translation: MSIVSKLTELLEQVKGDPEAIRDLATAMRKVSAHVAASTNKLVDDVTEVGNAWKGDSATAFATYMSAYPKAGGDLRDAMTTGASSLTTVAGKLEQAYTTVRDLHMKAVEAENKYHKTHKKADQSLIDAFIKKELHDNDPVSTAKGAVATAEEALTKAKDDLKKLVGEKKFGFFAGIRKPGGPDFLPGKHKPEWEKRAGYKPTTEPGANPTGGPSNNPGTNPASNPSTGPSATDPKAEDPKATDPKTEDPKTQDPKAEDPKAEDPKTQDPNAQDPKTQDPNAQDPKTQDPNAQDPNATDPKTQDPNADPSTTDPNATDPNTTSNAGVDPNADQSTDPGSSEPDINAPGVVEPGADPGAAGPATDDPATDPGTDDPAAGDPGTDGNGIEGGPQYPDVPPAPKETVDWIKEALTVIESPEMAAILQERGLDISDLGPNDPVDLQRIWAIIHNESGGDPNFLGTGGDQGPQGLMQTIPSTFEAHHLPGHDNIKDPVDNIIAGVLYIVDKYGGLGDHPGIASLESHGGYQSY
- a CDS encoding SDR family NAD(P)-dependent oxidoreductase translates to MRQVVVTGGGTGIGYAIAAAFASRGEHVTITGRREHVLKEAAGRIGADHAVFNAASPVAVQEALAALPQRVDVLVNNAGGNTNLDRKQSGDLMDVAEAWWANLNTNLMSAVLVTTALAPRLSDGGRVISIGSIAARGTGSGSYGAAKAALESWTADLAAELGPRGITANVVSPGLVLDTEFFGGRLTEDGIRARVDNTRNGRPGTPSDVADTVLFLAGEGAGHVTGQVLHVNGGAYLGR
- a CDS encoding YbaB/EbfC family nucleoid-associated protein, which produces MDEMDEAMARLDALMAGARRAEEAVAEWSARRFTGRADEGRIEATTDALGVLVGLRIHPVSRARMDARRLADAITAAIQRAEEAAESARATVLP
- a CDS encoding YbaB/EbfC family nucleoid-associated protein; amino-acid sequence: MSQIDAFAAGREGDVPGLLREMNAWSAGVAGALDELSRERLEGTDASGAVRVRVSGTGRLLGMRLDPKGLRELDHERLAAAVMEAVAAAHGALGDRLEDLTAGLSGRPAGGADDPLAAHVERVMREG
- a CDS encoding WXG100 family type VII secretion target is translated as MSQSMLGGDPAEMQQMASQFTQQSEAVRTTMTALDREAAKVGTAWTGPGAQRFQQAWQNYRTAFQRMTEELQEASRVIGTYRQNIESATK
- a CDS encoding acetyl/propionyl/methylcrotonyl-CoA carboxylase subunit alpha, encoding MRKVLIANRGEIAVRVARACKDAGIGSVAVYADQDLDGLHVRVADEAYALGGQSPAETYLDVAKLLDVAARSGADAVHPGYGFLAENAAFAQAVIDAGLTWIGPPPAAIAALGDKVRARHIAQKVGAPLVAGTQDPVSGVDEVVAFAEEHGLPIAIKAAYGGGGRGIKVARRLEEVAELYESAVREAVAAFGRGECFVERYLDRPRHVETQCLADAHGNVVVVSTRDCSLQRRHQKLVEEAPAPFLTADQEALLRASSKAILREAGYVGAGTCEFLVGQDGTISFLEVNTRLQVEHPVTEEVAGVDLVREMFRVAGGEALGYDDPPLRGHSIEFRINAEDAGRGFLPAPGTLTSMRPPAGPGVRLDAGYETGMTVPGAFDSLVAKLVVTGRDRREALDRARRALAEFEIDGMPTVLPFHRAVVTDPAFTGEPFSVHTRWIETEWDNTVEPYEGAVATGEEAARERVTVEVGGKRLEVVLPAGLGAAATPSANKPPQKRGRGGARKPAAGGDTLVSPMQGTIVKVVAADGDTVAEGDTIVVLEAMKMEQPLTAHKSGAVTGLAAAIGQTVTSGAVICEIKDA